A single window of Apodemus sylvaticus chromosome 4, mApoSyl1.1, whole genome shotgun sequence DNA harbors:
- the Gnat2 gene encoding guanine nucleotide-binding protein G(t) subunit alpha-2 produces the protein MGSGISAEDKELAKRSRELEKRLQEDADKEARTVKLLLLGAGESGKSTIVKQMKIIHQDGYSPEECLEFKSVIYGNVLQSILAIIRAMSTLGIDYAEPSCADAGRQLNNLADSTEEGTMPPELVEVIRKLWKDSGVQACFDRAAEFQLNDSASYYLNQLDRITDPDYLPNEQDVLRSRVKTTGIIETKFSVKDLNFRMFDVGGQRSERKKWIHCFEGVTCIIFCAALSAYDMVLVEDDEVNRMHESLHLFNSICNHKFFAATSIVLFLNKKDLFEEKIKKVHLSICFPEYDGNNSYEDAGNYIKSQFLDLNMRKDVKEIYSHMTCATDTQNVKFVFDAVTDIIIKENLKDCGLF, from the exons ATGGGAAGTGGCATCAGTGCTGAGGACAAGGAACTTGCCAAGAGGTCCAGGGAGCTGGAGAAGAGGCTGCAGGAGGATGCCGACAAGGAAGCCAGGACCGTCAAGCTGCTGTTGCTCG GTGCTGGCGAGTCAGGGAAGAGCACTATCGTCAAACAGATGAA GATCATTCACCAGGATGGCTACTCACCCGAAGAATGCCTAGAGTTCAAGTCTGTCATCTACGGGAACGTGCTGCAGTCCATCCTGGCTATCATCAGAGCCATGTCCACCCTAGGCATTGACTATGCAGAACCAAGCTGTGCG GATGCCGGGAGACAGCTCAACAACCTGGCTGACTCCACCGAAGAGGGGACCATGCCTCCTGAGCTGGTGGAGGTCATCAGAAAGCTGTGGAAGGACAGTGGAGTTCAAGCCTGCTTTGACAGAGCTGCAGAGTTCCAGCTCAATGACTCGGCGTCTTA CTACCTGAACCAGCTGGACCGGATTACAGACCCTGACTACCTCCCTAATGAACAAGACGTGCTTCGATCCAGAGTCAAGACAACGGGCATCATCGAGACCAAGTTTTCTGTTAAAGATTTGAATTTCAG GATGTTTGACGTGGGAGGGCAGAGATCAGAGAGGAAAAAATGGATCCACTGCTTCGAGGGAGTCACCTGCATCATTTTCTGTGCGGCTCTCAGTGCCTACGACATGGTGCTGGTGGAGGATGACGAAGTG AATCGCATGCATGAGTCTTTGCATCTATTCAACAGCATCTGTAACCACAAGTTCTTCGCGGCTACGTCCATCGTTCTCTTTCTCAATAAGAAGGACCTCTTTgaggaaaaaattaagaaagtccACCTCAGTATCTGTTTTCCGGAGTATGACG gaaACAATTCCtatgaggatgctgggaattatATCAAGAGTCAGTTCCTTGACCTCAACATGAGAAAAGATGTCAAAGAAATCTACAGTCACATGACCTGTGCTACGGACACACAGAACGTCAAGTTTGTGTTCGATGCAGTTACAGACATTATCATCAAAGAAAACCTCAAGGACTGTGGGCTCTTTTAA